In the genome of Hyphobacterium sp. CCMP332, one region contains:
- a CDS encoding ABC transporter permease, which translates to MIKILKYSFSDLIRSRWSFIYLAFYLILAFVLLFLNNDLSKAVITLMNVIVVLTPMIGTIFGIMYFYNAREFTELLLAQPVKRSTIFLGQYLGISISLSLSLVIGLGVPFLAYGLFRSGEIINFTLLLISGTFLTFIFVALSISIALFNNNKIKGFSYAILMWLFFAVIYDGLILLSMMLFSDYPLDNFALAACFLNPIDMSRILILLKLDISALLGYTGALFQRFFGTNMGLFVSMALMFVWTICPVFLLLSKSSKNDF; encoded by the coding sequence ATGATAAAAATTTTAAAATATAGCTTTTCGGATCTGATTCGCAGCAGATGGAGTTTTATCTATCTGGCATTCTATCTCATCCTGGCTTTTGTTTTATTATTTCTTAACAATGATTTATCCAAGGCTGTGATCACTTTGATGAATGTCATTGTGGTATTAACGCCAATGATCGGTACTATTTTCGGCATCATGTACTTTTACAATGCGCGGGAGTTTACAGAGCTCCTTTTGGCACAACCCGTGAAGCGATCGACCATTTTTTTAGGACAATACCTTGGAATATCTATTTCGCTGTCGCTGAGTTTGGTTATCGGATTGGGAGTTCCATTTTTAGCTTATGGATTATTCCGGTCAGGTGAAATTATCAATTTCACGCTATTGCTAATCAGCGGTACTTTTCTGACATTCATCTTTGTAGCACTTTCCATCAGCATTGCACTCTTTAATAATAATAAAATCAAAGGCTTTAGCTATGCCATTCTGATGTGGTTATTTTTTGCGGTGATCTACGATGGCTTAATTCTGCTGTCGATGATGCTATTTTCAGATTACCCGCTTGACAATTTTGCTTTGGCCGCATGTTTTCTAAACCCTATTGATATGTCGCGGATACTGATTTTATTAAAACTGGATATTTCAGCATTGCTCGGATATACAGGTGCCCTATTTCAACGATTTTTTGGTACGAATATGGGGTTGTTTGTCTCAATGGCTTTAATGTTTGTCTGGACCATATGCCCCGTTTTCCTCTTGCTTAGTAAATCCTCTAAAAATGACTTCTAG
- a CDS encoding amidohydrolase family protein — protein MLNKKIYNCHTHIFTIDHVPDKFLPPVLKSLAKKIVSRKFVRVLRKVGFRDWSELLKRYYFFMKIGEKGSQENIFKHLQGFYPSETAFVALSMDMEFMGAGKVPENFDAQLLELELLKKKHSNHIYPFVFAHPERQGIFDIVRHSIEERGFAGIKIYPALGYFPHDPRLEKVYEYAEQNSIPIMTHCTRGGVFYKGKLSTERRTEPRTGEVYPKAKNSVFTDVYSNPERYCQLLKDFPKLKLCFAHWGGANEWDKFLMNSWHDEAKDSWFYKIIQIINQYENVYTDISYTLADPKYYATLKSFLISNEKLKKRVLFGTDYYMTEQEVSERAFGMNLRGFIGEDIWNAISNENPKNYLNL, from the coding sequence ATGTTGAACAAAAAAATCTACAATTGCCATACGCATATTTTTACCATCGATCATGTTCCGGACAAATTTCTCCCTCCTGTATTAAAATCCCTGGCCAAAAAAATCGTATCAAGAAAATTCGTTCGCGTATTGAGAAAAGTAGGTTTCAGAGACTGGTCTGAACTATTAAAAAGGTATTATTTCTTTATGAAAATCGGGGAGAAGGGAAGCCAGGAAAATATTTTCAAACACCTTCAGGGATTTTACCCTTCCGAAACGGCCTTTGTGGCTCTTTCCATGGATATGGAGTTTATGGGGGCCGGCAAAGTACCTGAAAATTTTGACGCTCAACTACTGGAACTCGAACTTCTAAAGAAAAAGCACAGCAATCATATTTACCCATTTGTTTTCGCCCATCCCGAAAGACAAGGTATTTTTGATATCGTAAGACATAGCATTGAAGAGAGGGGTTTTGCAGGAATAAAAATCTATCCGGCCCTGGGTTATTTTCCACATGACCCGCGTCTTGAAAAAGTGTATGAATATGCAGAGCAAAATTCCATTCCGATAATGACCCATTGCACCCGGGGAGGTGTTTTTTACAAAGGAAAACTGAGTACAGAAAGAAGAACCGAGCCACGCACAGGGGAAGTCTATCCCAAAGCTAAAAACTCGGTTTTTACCGATGTCTATTCCAATCCCGAACGCTATTGCCAATTGTTAAAAGACTTTCCAAAACTCAAACTCTGTTTTGCCCATTGGGGCGGTGCCAATGAATGGGATAAATTTCTTATGAACTCATGGCACGACGAAGCCAAAGACTCCTGGTTTTACAAGATCATTCAAATCATCAACCAGTACGAGAATGTATATACCGATATCTCATATACCCTTGCCGATCCCAAATACTATGCGACTTTAAAGTCATTTTTAATCTCCAATGAAAAACTCAAAAAACGTGTCCTTTTCGGCACTGATTATTACATGACCGAACAAGAGGTTTCTGAGCGGGCCTTTGGAATGAATCTCAGGGGTTTTATAGGTGAAGATATCTGGAATGCCAT
- a CDS encoding phosphoribosylpyrophosphate synthetase produces the protein MENYDTLSMAMNALKERGFTIEFSTEKSHIISIDKDLKYEPEDFDIVEIHRFEGMTNPGDMSVLYAIESKDGKKGLLVDAYGAYASEISPELAKKLGANS, from the coding sequence ATGGAAAATTACGATACACTATCGATGGCGATGAATGCTTTGAAAGAAAGAGGTTTTACAATAGAGTTTAGCACGGAAAAGAGCCATATCATATCCATTGACAAAGATTTGAAATACGAACCGGAAGACTTTGATATCGTGGAAATACATCGTTTTGAAGGCATGACCAATCCCGGGGATATGAGTGTTCTCTATGCCATTGAATCCAAAGATGGCAAGAAAGGCCTCTTGGTGGATGCTTATGGGGCTTATGCCAGTGAAATTTCACCTGAACTGGCTAAAAAACTGGGGGCAAATTCATAG
- a CDS encoding helix-turn-helix transcriptional regulator: MTFNKAFEATTNKSLLGENAISHKLTRLHRQEEFRKKYISRFNALSVRELQVLNLIIRDYNNPQIAKKLFISRNTVEQHRKNIKKKLRFKGHFELLQYALAFDLI; encoded by the coding sequence ATGACCTTCAATAAAGCCTTTGAGGCTACAACAAACAAATCCCTCTTAGGGGAAAATGCAATTTCTCATAAATTGACGAGGTTGCACAGACAGGAAGAATTTCGAAAGAAATACATTAGCCGTTTTAATGCGCTGTCGGTAAGGGAATTGCAGGTTTTAAATTTGATAATTCGTGATTATAATAATCCACAAATTGCCAAAAAGCTTTTTATTTCGAGAAATACGGTAGAGCAGCATCGAAAAAACATCAAAAAAAAATTAAGATTCAAAGGCCATTTTGAGTTGTTGCAGTATGCTCTGGCTTTTGATTTGATTTAA